A part of Chryseobacterium shigense genomic DNA contains:
- a CDS encoding archaemetzincin produces the protein MSRGKYNSIFFYLFPLLFFFSCQKKEKTYIETIASNDVKLPKAQPGSWRYSHDEKFQTFEDFQRLKKIKPVPGKNVIYLQPVGEFDELQEKEIELTKEYLSKYFQLETKVLPVLSNTIFPKTVKRLSTEGQEQILAGYVLNSILIKRKPKDAVVFMGITEKDLFPKPEWNYVFGLASYEDGVGVTSMYRFSDGYLSDANFNESLERLMKISSHEIGHMFGVSHCLNANCVMNGTNSLSETDYHFARACSLCQQKLNSSLQYNPKKRLLDLKNFFEKQHLNSEFVRAEQDFSLLK, from the coding sequence ATGAGCCGGGGAAAATATAATTCTATCTTTTTTTACCTCTTCCCTCTCTTATTCTTTTTTTCATGTCAAAAAAAGGAGAAAACTTATATTGAAACCATTGCTTCAAATGATGTTAAGCTCCCTAAAGCCCAGCCTGGCAGCTGGAGATATTCCCATGATGAAAAATTTCAAACCTTTGAGGACTTTCAGAGATTGAAGAAAATAAAACCTGTACCGGGAAAAAATGTAATTTATCTTCAGCCTGTCGGAGAATTTGACGAGCTTCAAGAAAAAGAGATTGAACTTACCAAGGAATATTTAAGTAAATATTTCCAGCTGGAAACGAAAGTACTTCCCGTTTTATCCAATACTATTTTCCCAAAAACAGTGAAAAGATTATCCACGGAAGGTCAGGAACAAATTCTGGCAGGCTATGTACTGAACAGCATTCTGATCAAAAGAAAACCAAAAGACGCTGTAGTTTTCATGGGAATCACTGAAAAAGATCTTTTTCCCAAACCTGAATGGAATTATGTTTTTGGTCTGGCCTCTTACGAAGACGGTGTAGGAGTAACTTCCATGTACAGATTCTCAGATGGTTATCTTTCTGATGCTAATTTCAATGAAAGCCTGGAAAGATTAATGAAGATAAGTTCCCATGAGATCGGGCATATGTTCGGGGTCAGCCATTGTCTGAATGCCAACTGTGTGATGAACGGAACAAACAGTCTTTCCGAAACTGATTATCATTTTGCAAGAGCATGTTCACTTTGCCAGCAGAAATTGAATTCAAGCCTGCAGTATAATCCCAAGAAACGGCTTCTGGACCTGAAAAATTTCTTTGAAAAACAACATTTGAACTCTGAATTTGTACGTGCTGAACAGGATTTCAGTCTCCTGAAATAA
- a CDS encoding SixA phosphatase family protein — MKKLILVRHAKSDWPEETEDFDRPLADKGLKDAMNMSRFMKSNNISIDRFVSSPAVRALNTCKIFNQAYQLNVSTEDKLYNPSERNFESVIYDLDDSVSSVALFSHNNGISNFANSISEDIFHFPTCGVAGFEIDCNSWSEFDGAKKKLLFFYEPGKI, encoded by the coding sequence ATGAAGAAACTCATCCTCGTAAGACATGCGAAAAGCGACTGGCCGGAAGAAACGGAGGATTTTGACAGACCTTTGGCAGACAAAGGTTTGAAGGATGCTATGAACATGTCCAGATTCATGAAAAGCAATAATATTTCTATTGACCGGTTTGTTTCCAGCCCGGCAGTGCGTGCGCTGAATACGTGTAAAATTTTTAACCAGGCCTATCAGCTTAATGTCTCTACTGAAGATAAACTTTATAATCCCTCGGAAAGAAATTTTGAATCTGTAATCTACGATCTGGATGACAGCGTGAGCTCGGTGGCTCTTTTTTCCCACAACAACGGAATTTCCAATTTTGCCAATTCTATTTCTGAAGATATTTTCCACTTCCCGACATGTGGCGTTGCCGGTTTCGAGATAGACTGTAATTCATGGTCTGAATTTGACGGTGCCAAAAAGAAACTGCTGTTTTTTTATGAGCCGGGGAAAATATAA
- the ruvX gene encoding Holliday junction resolvase RuvX, protein MGQILAIDYGKARCGIAVTDDMQIIASSLDTVETRFLMEFLKKYFTENKVDDVVVGLPTDLKGNVSEVETDILKFIEEFHKEFPGITVHRLDERFTSKMASFFISQSGKSKKKRQEKGLIDKVSATIILQNFLEQRIR, encoded by the coding sequence ATGGGACAGATCCTTGCAATAGACTATGGAAAGGCACGCTGTGGTATTGCTGTAACTGATGATATGCAGATTATTGCAAGCAGCCTGGATACCGTTGAAACACGTTTTTTGATGGAGTTTTTAAAAAAATATTTCACCGAAAATAAAGTGGATGATGTGGTAGTAGGCCTTCCGACAGATTTGAAAGGAAATGTTTCCGAAGTGGAGACGGATATCTTAAAATTCATTGAAGAATTTCACAAAGAATTTCCCGGTATCACAGTCCACCGTTTAGATGAAAGATTTACCTCTAAAATGGCTTCTTTTTTTATTTCCCAGAGCGGGAAAAGCAAGAAAAAGAGACAGGAAAAAGGATTAATAGATAAAGTAAGCGCAACAATTATATTGCAGAATTTTTTAGAACAAAGAATAAGATGA
- the def gene encoding peptide deformylase, giving the protein MILPIRAFGDPVLRKVGKDIEKDYPGLQELIDNMFETMYSANGIGLAAPQIGLDLRLFVIDVTPLAEDEDYEDIKDELAEFKKVFINARILEESGEEWKFNEGCLSIPDVREDVKRKGTILIEYYDENFVKHTETFSDIRARVIQHEYDHIEGVLFTDHLSALKKKLVKGKLTKISQGDVSIGYKMRFPK; this is encoded by the coding sequence ATGATTTTACCGATAAGAGCTTTTGGTGATCCTGTTTTGAGAAAAGTAGGAAAAGATATAGAAAAAGATTATCCAGGTTTACAGGAACTTATAGATAATATGTTCGAAACGATGTACAGTGCAAACGGTATAGGGCTGGCTGCACCGCAGATCGGGCTGGACCTTCGCCTGTTCGTAATTGATGTAACTCCGCTTGCAGAGGATGAAGATTATGAAGACATCAAAGATGAACTGGCTGAATTTAAAAAAGTTTTCATTAATGCCAGAATCCTTGAAGAATCCGGTGAAGAATGGAAATTCAATGAAGGATGCCTTTCAATTCCTGATGTAAGAGAAGATGTAAAGAGAAAGGGAACTATCCTTATTGAATATTATGACGAAAATTTTGTGAAACATACAGAAACTTTTTCCGATATTAGAGCCCGCGTAATTCAGCATGAGTATGATCATATTGAAGGAGTGCTGTTTACCGACCATTTAAGTGCTTTGAAGAAAAAACTGGTAAAAGGCAAACTGACGAAAATCTCCCAGGGCGATGTAAGTATCGGTTACAAAATGAGATTTCCAAAGTAA